The following coding sequences are from one Devosia yakushimensis window:
- the hemB gene encoding porphobilinogen synthase — protein MAEYWTKHDMEFLGGRRLRRSRRTEWSRAMVRETVLTPDDLIWPLFVIEGQNEKTGIKTMPGVERLSVDLCVEAARAARDAGIPALALFPNTPDHLRSENAAEAYNPDNLMCRALSAIKSAVPEIGLIADVALDEYSSDGQDGLVRDGEILNDETITVMARSALVQSKAGADIIAPSDMMDGRVAAIRGVLDGEGFDQVQIMSYAAKYASCYYGPFREAVGTGSRLRGDKRTYQMDFANSDEALREIAQDIEEGADSIMVKPGLPYLDIVRRAKDNFNIPIYAYQVSGEYAMIEFAAAAGALDRKRAILESLYAFKRAGANGVLTYFALEVARELGR, from the coding sequence ATGGCCGAGTACTGGACCAAGCACGATATGGAATTCCTCGGCGGCCGCCGCTTGCGACGCAGCCGCCGGACCGAGTGGAGCCGGGCCATGGTGCGCGAGACGGTGCTGACGCCGGACGACCTGATCTGGCCGCTTTTCGTCATCGAAGGGCAGAACGAAAAGACCGGGATCAAGACCATGCCAGGGGTGGAGCGGCTGAGCGTCGATCTGTGCGTCGAGGCGGCGCGAGCGGCGCGCGATGCGGGGATTCCGGCGCTGGCGCTGTTTCCCAATACGCCCGATCATCTGCGCAGCGAAAATGCGGCCGAGGCCTATAACCCGGACAATCTGATGTGCCGGGCGCTGAGCGCCATCAAGAGCGCGGTGCCGGAAATCGGGCTGATCGCGGATGTTGCATTGGACGAATATTCAAGCGACGGCCAGGACGGGCTGGTGCGCGACGGGGAAATCCTCAATGACGAGACCATCACCGTCATGGCGCGCTCGGCGCTGGTGCAGTCCAAGGCCGGCGCCGACATTATCGCGCCATCCGACATGATGGACGGGCGCGTGGCAGCGATCCGCGGGGTGCTGGACGGCGAGGGGTTCGACCAGGTCCAGATCATGTCCTACGCGGCCAAATATGCCTCATGCTATTATGGGCCGTTCCGCGAGGCGGTGGGCACGGGCAGCCGGCTGCGGGGCGACAAGCGGACCTATCAGATGGATTTCGCCAATTCCGACGAGGCGTTGCGGGAAATTGCGCAGGACATCGAGGAAGGCGCAGACAGCATCATGGTCAAGCCCGGCCTGCCATATCTCGATATCGTGCGGCGGGCCAAGGACAATTTCAATATTCCGATCTACGCCTACCAGGTGAGCGGGGAATACGCGATGATCGAGTTCGCGGCCGCTGCGGGAGCGCTGGATCGCAAGCGGGCGATCCTTGAGAGCCTTTATGCGTTTAAGCGCGCCGGGGCCAATGGGGTGCTGACCTATTTTGCGCTGGAAGTGGCGCGGGAATTGGGGCGGTAA
- the ldtR gene encoding transcriptional regulator LdtR, with protein sequence MAIKSNAAEAMVPGRTESLKPLYLEAVSRVERLHRRLLDLIKDEFDRMGWDDINPVQALLMFNIGDAELTAGELRSRGYYLGSNVSYNLKKLVETGYIFQERSRSDRRSVRIKLTPKGEEVAEVIDELYDRHLKSIDKVGGLGDDEFDGLNKALARLERFWVDQILYKL encoded by the coding sequence ATGGCAATCAAATCCAACGCCGCCGAGGCAATGGTTCCGGGCCGGACCGAAAGCCTGAAGCCGCTCTATCTCGAAGCCGTTTCGCGCGTCGAGCGTCTTCACCGCCGCCTGCTCGATCTCATCAAGGATGAGTTCGACCGCATGGGTTGGGACGACATCAACCCTGTCCAGGCGCTGCTGATGTTCAATATCGGCGATGCCGAACTGACAGCCGGCGAGCTGCGGTCTCGGGGCTATTATCTGGGCTCCAACGTCTCGTACAATCTCAAGAAGCTTGTCGAAACCGGCTATATCTTCCAGGAACGCTCCCGTTCCGACCGCCGCTCGGTTCGCATCAAGCTGACCCCCAAGGGCGAGGAAGTGGCCGAAGTCATCGACGAGCTCTATGATCGCCACCTCAAGTCGATCGATAAGGTCGGCGGCCTGGGCGATGATGAATTCGACGGCCTCAACAAGGCGCTGGCCCGTCTCGAGCGCTTCTGGGTCGATCAGATCCTCTATAAACTCTAA
- a CDS encoding L,D-transpeptidase family protein translates to MPSVVRAQDSFWDMFDRNRVLRNVDQNGNTAAAQALIATNEPILSYDTAYNLQLAISQYEPFVAAGGWEETPQEAYGLKLGESRKAVVALKRRLISSGDMAMVENVSDMIDAPADAGIRAFQARHGLVVTGQVDEATWYALSVPAQTRLNQLYLNAQRVQTMASNLSERYVVVNIPAATIEAVNGGMVEQRHTAVVGRVDRATPIMASKVSQINFNPYWHVPKSLVERDLTKYMLENPNYLAEQNIHIYDGSGTEISPASIDWNNLGNAINYMYRQEPGAANSMGHCKINFYNPYDCYLHDTPTKALFGENARFHSSGCVRVEGVNQLVNWLLRDNGDWDQNKVDMTFESLQRLDVECKARVPLHTTYITAWANKQGTVSFRDDVYNFDAQGKVTFEA, encoded by the coding sequence ATGCCTTCCGTGGTGCGGGCCCAGGACTCCTTCTGGGACATGTTCGACCGCAACCGCGTGCTGCGTAATGTCGACCAAAACGGCAATACCGCTGCCGCCCAGGCACTGATCGCTACGAATGAGCCGATCCTGTCCTATGACACGGCTTACAATCTGCAATTGGCCATTTCTCAATACGAGCCCTTCGTGGCCGCCGGCGGCTGGGAAGAGACACCCCAGGAAGCCTATGGCCTCAAGCTCGGCGAGTCGCGCAAAGCCGTCGTCGCCCTCAAGCGCCGCCTAATCTCCTCGGGCGATATGGCAATGGTCGAAAATGTCAGCGACATGATCGACGCTCCCGCCGATGCTGGCATTCGTGCCTTTCAGGCCCGTCATGGCCTTGTCGTCACCGGTCAGGTCGATGAAGCCACCTGGTATGCGCTCTCGGTTCCGGCCCAGACGCGGCTCAACCAGCTCTATCTCAACGCCCAGCGCGTTCAGACCATGGCGTCAAACCTCAGCGAACGCTATGTCGTGGTCAATATCCCCGCTGCGACCATCGAGGCGGTGAATGGTGGCATGGTCGAACAGCGCCATACCGCAGTGGTTGGTCGCGTCGATCGCGCCACCCCGATCATGGCCAGCAAGGTCAGCCAGATCAATTTCAATCCCTATTGGCATGTGCCCAAGTCGCTGGTCGAGCGCGACTTGACCAAGTACATGCTGGAAAATCCCAACTACCTGGCCGAACAGAACATCCATATCTACGATGGCAGCGGCACCGAAATTTCGCCCGCGTCGATCGATTGGAACAATCTCGGCAACGCGATCAATTACATGTATCGCCAGGAGCCGGGTGCGGCCAATTCCATGGGCCATTGTAAGATCAACTTCTACAATCCCTACGATTGCTACCTGCACGATACCCCGACCAAGGCGCTGTTCGGCGAAAACGCCCGCTTCCACTCCTCGGGCTGCGTGCGCGTCGAGGGCGTCAACCAGCTGGTCAACTGGCTGCTGCGCGACAATGGCGATTGGGATCAGAACAAGGTCGATATGACCTTCGAATCCCTGCAGCGCCTCGATGTCGAGTGCAAGGCCCGCGTGCCGCTGCACACCACCTACATCACGGCCTGGGCCAATAAGCAGGGCACTGTCAGCTTCCGCGACGACGTCTACAATTTCGACGCCCAGGGCAAGGTCACCTTCGAGGCCTAA
- a CDS encoding RDD family protein, whose product MSQTQTARPLLPDPETAPELFDGVLTRRVWAFLIDLTIMGMLMMVFGVVGFIAGFLTFGLAWLALLFLVPATVLVYYGATLGSHSRATLGMRMMDLVLTPTRGQPLDGWMAIIHAAVFWITVGICWPVSLLFALFTPRRQMIHDLITGTLMVRRSPMIRHWQAYDSRSQGAY is encoded by the coding sequence ATGAGCCAGACACAAACTGCCCGCCCCCTGTTGCCCGACCCGGAAACCGCGCCCGAGCTGTTCGATGGCGTGCTGACGCGCCGCGTCTGGGCCTTTCTCATCGACCTGACGATCATGGGCATGCTTATGATGGTCTTTGGCGTGGTCGGTTTCATCGCCGGATTTCTGACATTTGGGCTGGCTTGGCTGGCGCTGCTGTTTCTCGTGCCGGCGACGGTGCTGGTCTATTATGGCGCCACGCTGGGCTCGCATAGCCGGGCGACGCTGGGCATGCGGATGATGGATCTGGTGCTGACGCCGACGCGCGGGCAGCCGCTCGATGGCTGGATGGCGATCATCCATGCCGCCGTGTTCTGGATCACGGTGGGGATTTGCTGGCCGGTTTCGCTGCTGTTCGCGCTGTTCACGCCGCGGCGGCAAATGATCCATGACTTGATTACCGGCACGCTGATGGTGCGCCGCTCGCCGATGATCCGGCATTGGCAGGCCTATGACAGCCGGAGCCAAGGGGCTTATTGA
- a CDS encoding endonuclease/exonuclease/phosphatase family protein, producing MSLLFFLVRLGLLLGALGAATWSILALFGFAVPVFDLLNHAQILLLPATLIGLFLVTVLLRGNWRSAAMIYVFVGVAASANVMVPEFIASTQARPAAPATGVVRMMTHNLFGMNYEMEKVTAAIFAEDLDIIVLQEYFGEQASELHPLLAARYPYYARCRGGKRANLGLYSRIPFEQVEDGACPDNAYVTERTAHILAKFHTPDGKSFSVVTTHMDWPIPMQRQQDQLGRLSAVLDTIEGPMILAGDFNSTPWSYALRNFVSRNGLVRETVNLLTYPLSWFYLGAWRDTLPFLPLDHVMTRGGIVVHDLHAGRPTASDHLPVVFSFSVE from the coding sequence ATGTCATTGCTGTTTTTCCTGGTCCGGCTGGGGCTGCTGCTGGGCGCCCTGGGCGCCGCCACATGGTCAATATTGGCGCTGTTCGGTTTTGCCGTGCCCGTATTCGACCTGCTCAACCATGCGCAAATCCTGCTGCTGCCGGCGACGCTGATCGGGCTGTTTCTGGTGACCGTGCTGTTACGCGGAAACTGGCGCAGCGCGGCGATGATTTATGTCTTTGTAGGCGTGGCGGCCTCGGCCAATGTCATGGTGCCCGAATTCATCGCCTCGACCCAGGCGCGGCCGGCAGCGCCCGCAACGGGCGTGGTGCGGATGATGACGCATAATCTTTTCGGCATGAATTATGAGATGGAAAAGGTCACCGCGGCAATTTTCGCCGAGGACCTCGATATCATCGTGCTCCAGGAGTATTTCGGCGAACAAGCGAGCGAACTGCATCCACTGCTGGCCGCACGCTATCCCTATTATGCGCGGTGCCGGGGCGGGAAGCGGGCCAATCTGGGGCTCTATTCGCGTATTCCGTTCGAGCAGGTGGAGGATGGCGCCTGCCCGGACAACGCCTATGTGACCGAGCGGACGGCGCATATCCTGGCCAAATTCCATACGCCGGACGGCAAGAGTTTTTCGGTTGTTACGACGCATATGGACTGGCCCATTCCGATGCAGCGGCAACAGGACCAGCTCGGCAGGCTATCGGCCGTGCTGGACACGATCGAGGGGCCGATGATCCTGGCGGGGGATTTCAATTCGACGCCATGGTCTTATGCGCTGCGCAATTTCGTCAGCCGGAACGGGCTGGTGCGGGAAACGGTGAACCTGCTGACCTATCCGCTGAGCTGGTTTTATCTCGGAGCCTGGCGGGACACCCTGCCCTTTTTGCCACTCGACCATGTGATGACGCGAGGCGGGATCGTGGTGCATGACCTGCATGCCGGGCGGCCCACGGCGAGCGATCACCTGCCGGTGGTGTTCAGCTTTTCGGTGGAATGA
- a CDS encoding arginyltransferase — MTDHTPETTQLFLTAAMPCPYLPGKQERKLFTHLTGRRASSLHHLLSENGFRRSQNLIYRPACEGCNACQSVRIVAGAFEASSRFRRVLRNNADLSVDVRPTTATSEQYDLFKRYLESRHAGGGMNQMSFVDYEYMVEDTPVQSVLVEYRLRDHPAHPLVAVALTDVMPDGLSMVYSFYDPDLAHRSLGTFLILDHIAQVRSAGLSYVYLGYWVKDSPKMAYKAQYRPLEVQRGTLGWCPLE, encoded by the coding sequence ATGACCGACCACACGCCTGAAACCACTCAGTTGTTTTTGACAGCCGCGATGCCGTGCCCCTATTTGCCGGGCAAGCAGGAGCGCAAGCTGTTCACGCACCTGACCGGGCGGCGGGCTTCGAGCCTGCATCATCTGTTGAGCGAAAACGGCTTCCGGCGCAGCCAGAACCTAATTTATCGGCCGGCCTGCGAGGGCTGCAATGCCTGCCAATCGGTGCGGATCGTTGCCGGGGCGTTCGAGGCCTCTTCGCGCTTCCGCCGGGTGCTGCGCAACAATGCCGACCTGTCGGTCGATGTGCGACCGACAACGGCGACCAGCGAACAATATGACCTGTTCAAGCGCTATCTGGAGTCGCGCCATGCCGGTGGCGGCATGAACCAGATGAGCTTTGTCGACTATGAGTATATGGTCGAGGATACGCCGGTGCAGTCCGTGCTGGTGGAATATAGACTGCGCGACCATCCGGCCCACCCCCTGGTCGCGGTAGCGCTGACAGATGTGATGCCGGACGGGCTATCCATGGTCTATAGTTTTTATGACCCGGACCTGGCGCATCGGAGCTTGGGGACTTTCCTCATTCTCGATCATATCGCGCAGGTCCGCTCGGCGGGGCTGAGCTATGTGTATCTGGGCTATTGGGTGAAAGATTCCCCGAAAATGGCCTATAAGGCGCAATACCGGCCGCTGGAAGTGCAGCGCGGCACGCTGGGCTGGTGCCCGCTGGAGTAG
- the parC gene encoding DNA topoisomerase IV subunit A: protein MSDADTLPPADDQRVVDLRQALEERYLSYALSTITQRALPDARDGLKPVHRRIIHAMRLLKLDPNQGYKKSARIVGDVIGKFHPHGDQSIYDALVRLAQDFAMRYPLVDGQGNFGNIDGDSAAAMRYTESRMTDVATRLLEGITENAIDFKPTYDGEDEEPAVLPSNFPNLLANGSMGIAVGMATSVPPHNVLELCNAALKLIYNPTATTEELIHQDLGAPPSSDDLVRGPDFPTGGHLVDARASIVNAYETGRGAFRVRAVWEKEEKGRGVYQIVVTQIPYGVQKSRLVEKIAELLLAKRLPLLKDVRDESADDIRLVLEPRAGTVDPVILMEQLYKLSDLEQRFPLNLNVLDKGTLPRVMSLADALKAWLDHRKIVLVRRSEHRLEQIANRLEVLEGYIVAYLNLDEVIRIIREEDDAKASLIATFSLTDNQAEAILNMRLRSLRKLEEMELREEHTKLTEEKGRLESLLSSDKRQWGEIAKQVEALKKAYPLFEADGTTPHALGARRSLFSDAPDADHAEVTTALIEREPITVILSEKGWIRALRGHTDEIDEKGFKTGDRLKLSIKAETTDKLLMLTTGGKVYTLGGDKLPGGRGQGEPVRIMVDMEEGQDIVSLFVHRPGQKRVIASSAGYGFIVAEDDMIANTRKGKQILNVTTPDEARLLVPMVGDRVAVIGQNRKLLVFPVAQLAEMGRGKGVRLQRYKDGGISDLKTFYAADGLTWMDSSGRTFTKPMEELTDWLGDRAAAGRQPPNGFPRNNRFVG from the coding sequence ATGTCCGACGCTGATACCCTCCCGCCCGCCGATGACCAGCGCGTCGTCGATTTGCGGCAGGCGCTCGAAGAGCGGTATCTGTCCTACGCGCTCTCGACCATTACCCAGCGTGCGCTGCCCGATGCGCGGGACGGCCTCAAGCCCGTCCATCGCCGCATCATCCATGCCATGCGCCTGCTCAAGCTCGATCCCAATCAGGGCTACAAGAAATCCGCCCGTATCGTCGGCGACGTGATCGGTAAGTTCCACCCCCATGGCGATCAGTCGATCTATGACGCCCTGGTGCGCCTGGCGCAGGATTTTGCCATGCGCTACCCGCTGGTCGATGGCCAGGGCAATTTCGGCAATATCGACGGCGATAGCGCCGCTGCCATGCGATATACCGAATCCCGCATGACGGACGTGGCCACGCGCCTGCTCGAAGGCATCACCGAAAATGCCATCGATTTCAAACCCACCTATGACGGGGAAGACGAAGAGCCGGCCGTCCTGCCGTCCAATTTCCCGAACCTGTTGGCCAATGGCTCGATGGGCATTGCCGTGGGCATGGCGACCTCCGTGCCCCCGCACAACGTGCTCGAGCTGTGCAATGCCGCCCTCAAGCTCATCTACAATCCAACTGCGACCACCGAAGAACTGATTCATCAGGATTTGGGCGCGCCGCCCTCCAGCGATGATCTGGTGCGCGGCCCCGATTTCCCCACTGGCGGACACCTGGTCGATGCTCGCGCCAGCATCGTCAACGCTTACGAAACCGGCCGCGGTGCTTTCCGCGTTCGCGCTGTCTGGGAAAAGGAGGAAAAGGGCAGGGGCGTCTATCAGATCGTCGTCACCCAGATTCCCTATGGCGTGCAAAAGTCCCGGCTAGTCGAAAAGATCGCCGAATTGTTGCTCGCCAAGCGCCTGCCTTTGCTTAAGGACGTGCGCGACGAAAGCGCCGACGATATCCGCCTCGTGCTCGAACCGCGCGCCGGCACGGTCGATCCGGTCATCCTGATGGAGCAGCTCTACAAACTCTCCGATCTCGAACAGCGTTTCCCGCTCAATCTCAACGTGCTCGACAAGGGCACGCTGCCCCGCGTCATGAGCCTGGCCGATGCGCTCAAGGCCTGGCTCGACCACCGCAAGATCGTGCTGGTCCGCCGCAGCGAACATCGCCTCGAGCAGATCGCCAACCGCCTCGAAGTGCTCGAAGGCTATATCGTCGCCTATCTCAATCTCGACGAGGTGATCCGCATCATCCGCGAGGAAGACGACGCCAAGGCCTCCCTGATCGCTACGTTCTCGCTCACCGACAATCAGGCCGAAGCCATTCTCAACATGCGCTTGCGGTCCTTGCGCAAGCTCGAGGAAATGGAGCTGCGCGAGGAGCATACCAAGCTCACCGAAGAAAAAGGCCGGCTCGAAAGCCTGCTCTCCTCCGACAAGCGGCAATGGGGCGAGATCGCCAAGCAGGTCGAAGCGCTCAAAAAGGCCTATCCGCTCTTCGAGGCCGATGGCACCACGCCCCATGCGCTGGGCGCTCGCCGGTCCCTTTTCAGCGACGCGCCCGATGCCGACCACGCCGAAGTCACCACCGCGCTGATCGAGCGCGAGCCGATCACCGTCATCCTCTCCGAGAAAGGCTGGATTCGTGCGCTCAGGGGCCATACCGACGAGATCGACGAAAAGGGTTTCAAAACCGGTGACCGGCTGAAGCTCTCCATCAAGGCCGAAACCACCGACAAGCTGCTCATGCTGACCACGGGCGGCAAGGTCTATACCCTGGGGGGCGACAAGCTCCCCGGCGGCCGCGGCCAGGGCGAGCCCGTGCGCATCATGGTCGATATGGAAGAGGGGCAGGACATCGTCAGCCTCTTCGTCCACCGGCCCGGTCAGAAACGCGTCATCGCGTCATCTGCCGGTTACGGATTTATCGTTGCCGAAGACGACATGATCGCCAATACTCGCAAGGGCAAGCAGATCCTCAACGTCACCACACCCGACGAAGCCCGCCTGCTCGTACCCATGGTGGGCGATCGCGTCGCCGTCATCGGACAAAACCGCAAACTCCTGGTTTTCCCCGTGGCGCAATTGGCCGAAATGGGCCGCGGCAAGGGCGTGCGCCTGCAGCGCTACAAGGATGGCGGCATTTCCGACCTCAAGACCTTCTATGCCGCCGATGGCCTCACCTGGATGGACAGTTCCGGCCGCACCTTCACCAAGCCCATGGAAGAGCTCACCGACTGGCTCGGCGACCGCGCCGCCGCCGGCCGCCAGCCCCCAAATGGCTTCCCGCGCAACAACAGGTTCGTGGGGTGA
- a CDS encoding helix-turn-helix domain-containing protein, translated as MIGQILRDWRGLRGMSQMELALTADVSSRHVSFMESGRARPSADMVLRLAEALAMPLRERNAMLIAAGFAPQYGESDWHSEQMVEIRRAAGLILAAHAPHPALVLDAAFTVLDANEAGAALLGGLGGGKINLVDLVFVPGPLRESIVNWPEVANYLMHRMREGVRMRGPQSEIAQVLRRARQQPGVEQLAQVHGGAGTVLLPVVVTINGVTTRWFTTVTTFGAPQDALAEEIMIEQFHPA; from the coding sequence ATGATCGGCCAGATATTGCGCGATTGGCGCGGCCTGCGGGGGATGAGCCAGATGGAGCTGGCGCTGACGGCGGATGTGTCGTCGCGGCACGTCTCGTTCATGGAATCCGGGAGGGCGAGGCCCAGCGCGGACATGGTGCTGCGACTGGCCGAGGCACTTGCCATGCCGTTGCGGGAGCGCAATGCGATGCTGATCGCCGCCGGCTTTGCGCCGCAATATGGCGAAAGCGATTGGCATAGCGAACAGATGGTGGAGATACGGCGCGCGGCGGGGCTGATCCTTGCTGCGCATGCTCCTCATCCTGCGCTGGTGCTGGATGCCGCGTTCACGGTGCTTGACGCCAATGAGGCGGGGGCGGCGCTGCTGGGTGGTCTTGGCGGCGGCAAGATCAACCTGGTTGACCTGGTATTCGTCCCTGGGCCGTTGCGCGAAAGCATCGTCAACTGGCCGGAGGTGGCAAATTATCTCATGCACCGGATGCGCGAGGGGGTGCGGATGCGGGGACCACAATCGGAGATAGCGCAGGTCTTAAGACGCGCGCGGCAGCAGCCCGGCGTGGAGCAATTGGCGCAGGTTCATGGCGGCGCGGGCACCGTCCTACTGCCGGTGGTCGTCACGATAAATGGTGTTACGACGCGCTGGTTCACCACGGTCACGACTTTCGGCGCACCGCAGGATGCGCTGGCCGAAGAGATCATGATCGAGCAGTTTCACCCGGCCTGA